One segment of Maridesulfovibrio ferrireducens DNA contains the following:
- a CDS encoding tetratricopeptide repeat protein, giving the protein MTKVERIVWIICFVVTLTILVGIIESRAAAQDMNVDVITELSCGRAAQEYMDCEEYELAISNLEACLRVYPRSDWLFSLLGRAYYKMGDLEAAETQFRHALEINTNNLVAKRLILEMRKTQDLLKDRELSEWVGIAKERAADLVTLVVGVWLGMLLSGISGRVYSHFMRTSFLKALNKKDYDYATDILEDLIVNRKKAELRKRLRELLQKFSLDESKELIIEYVDDLEIEEKLVHFLVQIHKKSKIS; this is encoded by the coding sequence ATGACTAAAGTTGAAAGAATTGTGTGGATTATCTGTTTTGTTGTTACGCTGACGATTCTTGTTGGTATTATTGAAAGCCGTGCCGCTGCACAGGATATGAATGTAGATGTTATTACTGAGTTATCCTGCGGAAGGGCCGCTCAGGAATATATGGATTGCGAGGAGTATGAACTAGCGATATCTAATCTGGAAGCTTGTCTGCGGGTATATCCGCGTTCAGACTGGCTCTTCAGTTTGCTCGGCAGGGCGTATTATAAAATGGGAGATCTTGAGGCCGCAGAAACTCAGTTCAGACACGCTCTTGAGATTAATACCAATAATCTGGTTGCAAAACGGCTTATTCTGGAGATGCGTAAAACTCAGGATCTGCTTAAAGATAGAGAACTTTCCGAATGGGTGGGCATTGCCAAAGAAAGGGCCGCGGATCTCGTCACGCTTGTTGTAGGTGTCTGGCTGGGTATGTTACTTTCGGGGATTTCCGGCAGAGTTTATTCTCATTTTATGCGTACAAGTTTTCTAAAGGCTCTGAATAAAAAAGATTATGACTATGCCACAGATATTTTAGAAGACCTTATTGTGAATAGAAAGAAAGCTGAATTGAGAAAACGGTTGCGTGAGCTTTTGCAGAAATTCAGTCTGGATGAGTCCAAAGAATTAATTATCGAATATGTTGATGATCTGGAGATTGAAGAGAAGCTGGTTCATTTTCTTGTTCAGATTCATAAGAAATCAAAGATCAGTTAG
- a CDS encoding SpoIID/LytB domain-containing protein: MKKYNSVLFISLLAAILFCGPVLSESASAASRIPMTAQQYSPSDLEDQVQAQWHINYASYLIDIGKYFEALEQYDTAIDYSPLAKTRAHAMFGKAMVLSTFLDDPEKAAEIYKEVGKKYPEQAETSLYRLGFLYYQMSKYEQSRSVFKEYIKKFPVGRFRYQAEAIISTMKEPVKPEPEVKPAPVGEEPDLRVCLSRRVNSMTVSVGTKNDEICAGELGCGTEYKVGISGNKLALNGRKVTATRIKFTSKVPLKVAYGKESKKVRGVVDVSIRRGKLLILNIVSIEEYLKSVVPAESYASWPEETLKAQAVAARTYAYYQKLHRTHLFYDVYADTYDQMYAGVDREDKRTNKAVKDTRGQVVLYKKKPILSQYTANSGGFTADSKAIFGAGKKYLIAQKDPASLKGKMASWNRKFRSGDIEAKLKKIGISVPGIQSIEALEKGPSGRIIKVRIKYKGGQKDVRTRTTLGSSRVLSLPDILLKIEKKKDYYVFTGHGWGHGVGYSQWGAAEMGKKDKYSTILDFYYPDTDLKQLW, from the coding sequence ATGAAAAAGTATAATTCAGTTTTATTTATATCTTTGCTTGCAGCAATTCTTTTTTGCGGTCCGGTATTGTCTGAATCAGCATCAGCCGCGTCCCGTATTCCGATGACTGCTCAGCAATATTCGCCTTCGGATTTGGAAGATCAGGTTCAGGCGCAGTGGCATATTAATTATGCCAGCTATCTTATTGATATAGGCAAATATTTTGAAGCTCTTGAGCAGTATGACACGGCTATTGATTATTCTCCGTTAGCTAAAACCCGCGCGCATGCCATGTTTGGTAAAGCAATGGTGCTTTCCACTTTTCTAGATGATCCTGAAAAAGCGGCTGAAATATATAAAGAGGTTGGTAAAAAGTATCCAGAGCAAGCCGAAACCTCTCTTTACCGGCTCGGCTTTCTTTATTATCAGATGAGTAAATACGAGCAGTCTCGCTCCGTATTCAAAGAGTACATAAAAAAATTCCCGGTGGGACGATTCAGGTATCAGGCGGAAGCTATAATTTCTACAATGAAGGAACCTGTTAAGCCTGAGCCTGAAGTTAAACCCGCTCCGGTCGGCGAAGAACCTGACCTCAGAGTTTGTCTCAGCCGCAGGGTTAATTCGATGACTGTGTCGGTCGGGACAAAAAATGATGAGATTTGCGCTGGGGAACTGGGGTGCGGTACTGAATATAAGGTTGGAATATCCGGTAATAAACTGGCTTTAAACGGTAGAAAAGTTACTGCTACACGAATTAAGTTTACTTCAAAAGTGCCGCTTAAGGTTGCTTACGGTAAAGAATCGAAAAAAGTTCGCGGAGTGGTCGATGTCAGTATACGACGTGGAAAATTGCTGATTTTAAATATTGTTTCAATTGAAGAATATTTGAAGTCTGTGGTCCCGGCAGAATCTTATGCCTCTTGGCCGGAAGAGACTCTCAAAGCTCAAGCCGTAGCGGCAAGAACTTATGCTTATTACCAGAAGCTTCATCGCACCCATCTTTTTTATGATGTCTATGCAGATACTTATGATCAGATGTACGCCGGTGTGGATCGTGAAGATAAGCGGACAAATAAGGCTGTTAAGGACACTCGCGGTCAGGTCGTTCTATATAAAAAGAAGCCTATCCTTTCACAATATACTGCTAACAGCGGCGGTTTCACCGCGGATTCTAAGGCTATTTTCGGTGCCGGTAAAAAATATCTTATTGCTCAGAAAGATCCGGCAAGTCTTAAAGGAAAGATGGCTTCATGGAACCGCAAGTTTAGATCCGGCGATATTGAAGCTAAGCTTAAAAAGATAGGTATTTCTGTTCCGGGGATACAGTCTATTGAAGCTCTGGAAAAAGGGCCGTCAGGAAGAATTATTAAAGTCAGGATTAAGTATAAAGGTGGTCAGAAAGATGTTCGCACACGCACTACCTTGGGAAGTTCCAGAGTTTTGTCATTGCCGGACATCCTTTTAAAGATTGAAAAGAAGAAAGACTACTATGTATTTACAGGTCATGGATGGGGACACGGTGTAGGGTATTCCCAGTGGGGAGCCGCCGAAATGGGCAAGAAAGACAAGTATAGTACTATTCTGGATTTTTATTATCCCGACACAGACCTTAAGCAGTTATGGTAA
- a CDS encoding PEP/pyruvate-binding domain-containing protein, which yields MKFRQLFNHWTYETFPPGRLLRRRYNSFKMLMDLEEECLFIISRIEDIGFGLSEVDWANIEKLSIDLGNKVQLMLEQLQSMNPVRFMDLMDYYNKINFYVRMAVTVPDPEIPVPFTIPLSESTTHATHAGANAVNLARIITETDIPVLDGIVIGSGVYNYFIEANDLRIHIDHILESVTTTETDQLQSTSEALTSLFMKGQMPDVITNELEIAALETSKGGYLLTLSASVTPEDKTCILPENSIKVQNVKPQDIVSAWKKAVLCKFSPESINARIKLGYSNRETPVAVIIQPEINTQDSGLIETMHNAEISLPPADQEIGCSVILSEKDSSPFIFSRREKQRMLSHPEQQSLSLHSAKTIAASGHQIEEMLGEPQKCKWITDLRNQVFITSTEPYPNSGKRAVDRMKRTLQYIADLNISAKNTEMFLPEKSKSMYDLVRFANEKAVSEMFSLVSKEGLGLDGAKHLTARQPISLTVLNLEDGLFTTAAGKMEITPDDIKSSPMWALWFGLGSKRPGWSAENSVDGYAILSKTYLNIKLKSEKDLSEIDAVCDPEIEKNHIHFRFKGGEGTPDERIARIEFIKNILAPLGFEITNQGDLIEAVHKAATEPEIQKKLATIGHIVAHIAISNPVAQNSQQAIKEAVIFSAGLG from the coding sequence ATGAAATTTCGCCAACTTTTTAATCACTGGACATACGAAACCTTCCCTCCGGGCAGACTGCTCAGGAGAAGATATAATTCGTTTAAAATGCTGATGGATCTTGAAGAAGAATGTCTTTTCATAATCTCGCGTATTGAAGACATAGGATTCGGACTGAGCGAAGTAGACTGGGCAAATATCGAAAAACTTTCCATTGATCTTGGAAATAAAGTTCAGTTAATGCTTGAACAATTACAGTCAATGAATCCAGTACGCTTTATGGATCTGATGGATTATTATAACAAAATAAATTTTTACGTGCGCATGGCGGTAACCGTGCCCGACCCTGAAATTCCAGTTCCGTTTACCATCCCCCTCTCAGAATCAACAACCCATGCCACACATGCTGGAGCAAACGCCGTAAACCTTGCCCGCATAATAACAGAGACAGATATTCCGGTTCTGGATGGAATAGTTATAGGCTCGGGTGTTTACAATTACTTCATTGAAGCCAATGACTTAAGAATACATATTGATCATATTTTAGAGTCGGTAACCACCACAGAAACGGATCAATTACAAAGCACATCCGAGGCTCTAACCTCACTTTTTATGAAAGGTCAAATGCCGGACGTAATAACCAATGAACTTGAAATTGCTGCGCTTGAAACGTCAAAAGGCGGCTACTTACTTACTCTATCAGCCAGTGTTACCCCCGAAGATAAAACCTGCATACTTCCTGAAAACAGTATCAAAGTTCAAAATGTAAAACCGCAGGATATCGTCAGCGCTTGGAAAAAGGCCGTGCTCTGTAAATTTTCACCAGAATCCATAAACGCGCGCATTAAGCTTGGCTATTCAAATAGAGAAACTCCTGTAGCGGTAATTATTCAGCCAGAGATCAACACACAGGATTCCGGTTTAATCGAAACGATGCACAACGCAGAAATCTCGCTTCCTCCGGCAGATCAAGAAATCGGATGTTCCGTAATTTTAAGTGAGAAAGACTCCTCCCCGTTTATATTTTCAAGACGAGAAAAACAGCGCATGCTTTCGCATCCTGAACAACAATCTCTGTCACTCCACTCTGCCAAAACAATTGCTGCAAGTGGACACCAAATAGAAGAAATGCTCGGTGAACCTCAAAAATGTAAATGGATTACAGACCTTCGCAACCAAGTATTTATCACATCCACGGAACCTTATCCCAATAGTGGGAAAAGAGCTGTGGACCGCATGAAACGAACTTTACAATATATTGCCGACTTGAATATTTCTGCCAAAAACACGGAAATGTTTTTGCCTGAAAAAAGTAAATCAATGTATGACCTTGTTCGCTTTGCCAACGAAAAAGCCGTTTCGGAAATGTTTTCTCTGGTTAGTAAAGAAGGACTTGGATTAGACGGGGCAAAACATCTCACAGCGCGCCAGCCTATATCACTGACAGTGCTGAACCTAGAAGACGGCCTTTTCACCACGGCTGCGGGAAAAATGGAAATAACTCCCGATGACATAAAGTCATCTCCAATGTGGGCACTATGGTTCGGACTCGGTTCCAAAAGACCGGGCTGGTCTGCGGAAAACTCCGTTGACGGATATGCTATTCTCTCAAAAACATATCTAAATATTAAACTTAAATCAGAAAAAGATTTATCAGAAATAGATGCGGTCTGTGATCCTGAAATCGAAAAAAATCATATTCACTTTAGATTTAAAGGCGGAGAAGGAACCCCGGATGAACGCATAGCCAGAATCGAATTTATTAAAAACATTCTCGCTCCTCTTGGTTTCGAAATAACCAATCAGGGTGATTTAATAGAAGCGGTGCATAAAGCCGCAACCGAACCGGAGATACAAAAAAAACTGGCAACAATCGGACATATAGTCGCCCATATTGCGATAAGCAATCCTGTTGCACAAAATTCGCAGCAAGCAATAAAAGAAGCTGTGATATTCAGCGCAGGGCTAGGCTAA
- a CDS encoding S-layer homology domain-containing protein — protein MRRYAIFLASLLLILSLAGCGKKVTPQHIEDNPAHHYLMGMELIDQGQPDKAFARFERAVVLDDEYAPAIAGKALVYAMRAEAESDDGYKSADSERAIDQLDKAVSEAGDKDTKFRVYVTGIRVYTHLASRGWLSRAEDLHHDAKAMAEDVQEDNLIYYRNTEAVDYFMGVAFFKGGEFRKSEDALGVVLAAAPGKWHEKARELSRRVQKIVLAMRNYTLTDVAKKIAVKETVDRADVAALLVDELHLDRLFAGRIPVLANGMKAEFVPADVVNHMFEPEIMTVLKWKVRGLEPAYDQKSQAFLFYPNKAMTRKELAFVLEDVLIKLTGDESMSSQHLGQSKSLYPDVSPTGAWYNAIVTVVNRNLMETELSGEFRPDANMDGADLILSLMRLRNVMNIY, from the coding sequence ATGAGAAGATATGCGATATTTTTGGCGAGCCTGCTTTTAATTCTCTCCCTTGCGGGATGCGGAAAAAAAGTGACTCCGCAGCATATAGAAGACAATCCGGCCCATCATTATTTAATGGGCATGGAACTTATTGATCAGGGACAGCCTGATAAAGCTTTTGCCAGATTTGAAAGAGCTGTTGTTCTGGATGATGAATATGCACCTGCTATTGCCGGTAAAGCGCTTGTTTATGCTATGCGCGCCGAGGCTGAAAGTGACGACGGATATAAATCTGCTGATTCAGAAAGGGCTATCGATCAATTAGATAAAGCTGTTTCGGAAGCAGGGGATAAAGATACTAAATTCAGAGTCTATGTAACAGGGATCAGAGTTTACACTCACCTTGCAAGCAGAGGCTGGCTGAGCAGAGCGGAAGATCTTCATCATGATGCTAAAGCTATGGCGGAAGATGTTCAGGAAGATAATCTCATTTATTATAGAAACACGGAAGCTGTTGATTATTTTATGGGCGTAGCATTCTTCAAAGGCGGAGAATTCCGTAAGTCCGAAGATGCTCTCGGAGTTGTTCTGGCTGCGGCTCCCGGTAAGTGGCATGAAAAAGCCCGTGAACTTTCACGTCGCGTACAGAAAATTGTTCTTGCTATGCGCAATTACACTTTGACCGATGTGGCAAAGAAGATCGCCGTAAAGGAAACTGTGGACAGGGCTGATGTTGCTGCTCTTTTAGTGGATGAACTTCATCTGGACAGACTTTTCGCAGGGCGTATTCCTGTACTGGCTAACGGAATGAAGGCTGAATTTGTGCCTGCTGACGTTGTGAATCATATGTTTGAGCCTGAAATTATGACTGTTCTCAAGTGGAAGGTCAGAGGGCTTGAACCTGCATATGATCAGAAAAGTCAGGCATTTTTATTCTATCCAAACAAGGCTATGACTCGTAAGGAGTTGGCATTTGTATTGGAAGATGTTTTGATCAAATTGACTGGTGATGAATCTATGTCTTCACAGCATTTAGGGCAGAGCAAGTCTCTTTATCCTGACGTTTCTCCCACTGGTGCCTGGTACAATGCGATCGTCACCGTGGTTAACAGAAATTTGATGGAGACTGAGCTTTCCGGTGAATTCCGTCCGGATGCTAATATGGATGGGGCAGATCTCATTCTCTCCCTGATGCGTCTTCGCAACGTTATGAATATTTATTAG
- a CDS encoding ATP-binding protein, whose amino-acid sequence MIFLSRLRFRTKINLGLTLIVVFTALIIALFVTSMASEALVDQTRKRGKVLSGNLALRAEDPLLSTDLLQLESMVNEVKEADDEIIYAFILDDRERVLASTFREGFPVQLREANSSGKQINAIMIDTGSQKIYDFAAPIFISEKNLGTVRIGLSRAGIQSVVQNLIFAISALTGAVLLVAVLASTHFARRMTFRLGTLQKHAVDIVRTHLGPEISNESTHENNHNSSKRNLKGDEIQELTETFDAMAMNLESHIEDLEITETNLTRQKELLKTIINVSPDYISLIGPAYTYLAVNKPLAKHIGKTEEEIIGLKDEDLFSQHGAQIRTEEIRKVLNTGKIINKETREQDDNYSTVRWFHTIRVPVYSESSKIIGVLSTSREITELKSYQAQLIQSQKMESVGKLAGGVAHEINTPLGIILGYAQLLQDDISPDDQISKDLKIIEKQARVCRKIVSDLLGFSRQTESEKTEMCFNNSILEVVQLVSHTFKLEHIEISTKLDDRFPIIHGDPEKLKQVWLNLLSNAMEAIDDQGSIQITTILDISTMTITALFADTGHGVEPQKIGSIFDPFYSTKPVGKGTGLGLSVSFGIIKDHGGSIEAISPLPKSILAGINAPDDTGPGTLFKVVLPLDAISAVEQVMNTGSV is encoded by the coding sequence TGTCGTTTTTACAGCTCTGATTATTGCTCTTTTTGTTACCAGTATGGCATCTGAAGCGCTCGTCGATCAGACCCGCAAACGAGGCAAAGTTCTTTCCGGTAATCTAGCCCTCAGAGCCGAAGACCCACTGCTTTCAACAGATCTTCTGCAACTTGAATCAATGGTTAACGAAGTAAAAGAAGCTGATGACGAAATCATCTATGCTTTTATTCTGGATGATAGAGAAAGGGTTCTTGCCAGCACCTTCAGAGAAGGATTCCCCGTACAACTCCGAGAGGCAAATTCTTCGGGTAAACAAATTAATGCGATAATGATCGATACTGGTTCGCAGAAAATTTATGATTTTGCAGCACCTATCTTTATCAGTGAAAAAAACCTCGGAACAGTCCGCATAGGACTATCCCGAGCCGGAATTCAAAGCGTTGTCCAAAATTTAATCTTTGCTATTTCTGCTCTCACGGGTGCAGTTTTGCTTGTTGCAGTCTTAGCCTCCACACATTTCGCAAGGCGCATGACATTCAGATTAGGTACTCTTCAAAAACATGCCGTTGATATTGTCCGCACACACCTCGGCCCGGAAATAAGTAATGAATCTACCCACGAAAACAATCACAACTCTTCTAAAAGAAATTTAAAAGGTGATGAGATTCAAGAGTTAACCGAAACCTTTGATGCAATGGCAATGAACCTAGAAAGCCATATCGAAGACCTTGAGATAACCGAAACAAACCTGACCAGACAAAAGGAACTTCTCAAAACTATTATCAATGTCTCACCGGACTACATTTCTTTGATAGGCCCGGCTTATACCTATCTGGCAGTTAACAAGCCTCTTGCCAAACACATAGGCAAAACAGAAGAAGAGATTATAGGACTAAAAGACGAAGATCTTTTTTCTCAGCATGGAGCTCAAATAAGAACTGAAGAAATTAGGAAAGTTCTGAATACCGGAAAGATAATTAACAAAGAAACCCGCGAACAAGATGATAATTATTCCACGGTCCGCTGGTTCCATACAATTAGAGTTCCTGTATATTCTGAAAGCAGCAAAATTATCGGAGTTCTCTCGACGTCTCGCGAAATTACCGAACTTAAAAGCTATCAGGCACAGCTTATTCAGTCCCAAAAGATGGAATCTGTTGGTAAACTGGCTGGTGGTGTTGCCCATGAAATAAACACACCGCTCGGAATTATTCTTGGATACGCGCAACTTCTGCAAGACGACATCTCTCCAGACGATCAGATTTCTAAAGATCTTAAAATTATCGAAAAACAAGCTCGCGTCTGTCGTAAAATTGTTTCCGACTTGCTCGGTTTTTCCAGACAGACCGAAAGCGAAAAAACCGAAATGTGTTTTAACAACTCTATTCTTGAAGTTGTCCAACTCGTCAGTCACACATTTAAACTTGAGCATATTGAAATAAGCACAAAACTTGATGATCGCTTTCCAATCATTCACGGAGACCCTGAAAAACTTAAACAGGTTTGGCTGAATCTGCTTTCAAACGCAATGGAAGCTATTGATGATCAGGGCTCTATCCAGATTACAACAATTTTAGATATATCAACCATGACCATCACAGCTTTATTTGCTGACACGGGACATGGTGTAGAGCCTCAAAAAATAGGCTCAATTTTCGACCCATTCTATTCGACAAAACCTGTCGGCAAAGGAACAGGGCTTGGCCTTTCCGTCTCTTTCGGGATAATAAAAGATCACGGAGGGAGCATTGAGGCAATCAGTCCTCTTCCAAAGTCAATTCTTGCGGGAATAAATGCCCCGGATGATACAGGTCCTGGAACTCTTTTCAAAGTGGTCCTGCCTCTGGATGCAATATCAGCAGTAGAACAAGTCATGAACACAGGTTCAGTTTAA